Within the Nocardioides aurantiacus genome, the region TCGTTCGGCGCGATCTTCGGTGGCCTCGGGGACTTCTTGTTCGACTACCAACGCCCCATCACGCTCGGGCTGGGTGCGCTGACCATCGTGCTCGGCCTGGTCTTCCTGGGCGCGCTGCCCTTGTTCCAGCGCGACGTTCGCGTGCACCGGGTCCCGGCCGTGGGGCTGGCCGCGGCGCCTCTGCTTGGTGTCCTGTTCGGCCTCGGCTGGACCCCATGCATCGGTCCGACCCTGATGGCAGTGCTGTCGCTGTCGGCGCAGGAGGCCACAGCTGGCCGTGGAGCTCTCCTCACATCTTTCTACTGCCTGGGCCTGGGGGTGCCGTTCATCCTCGCGGCCTTGGCGTACCGGCGCATGCTCGGCACTGTCGGGTGGGTCCGACGGCACCAGCGAAGCGTCACCGCCATCGGCGGCGCGATGCTTGTTGCCGTGGGTGTGCTGCTCATGACGGGGTTGTGGCCCGAACTCGTAGATGCAATGCGCACCCTGCTTCCGGTGGTCACCGCACCGGTCTAGCCGTCCCGGCTTTGGCGCGAAGGCGACTGACGCGGGAGCGACGGCGCGCGTCGGGTCTGGTCCACGCCCTCCCATCGGCGCCCGGAACCAGCCCGCCCGCTGACGGACTCGCGAGACATGATGTGACCGTGCTTGGCCTCACTCCGTCTTCAACTGCGAGAGCTTCTGCTCGTCTGCCGTCCGTGCGTCGACCCCGAACGCGAGGGTCAGCGGTCGGCGCCGGGGTTTCCTGTCGACGACGCCAGAGCCTCGTCGTCGTCTTCCTACTGGTTGCTGCCGGTGCCCTCCAGAGTTGCTCACCGGCGGAGCGGACATCCACACCACCAGACGGACAGGCCCCCGTGCTCGGGTGGCGCACGGTCAGTCCTGTTCCCGTG harbors:
- a CDS encoding cytochrome c biogenesis CcdA family protein, translated to MTVLALGDWFRDQAFSGSLVLAAPVAAVAGLVSFFSPCVVPLLPGYLSYATGMCGADLADLSEGRRGRMLTGASLFVLGFSFVFVSFGAIFGGLGDFLFDYQRPITLGLGALTIVLGLVFLGALPLFQRDVRVHRVPAVGLAAAPLLGVLFGLGWTPCIGPTLMAVLSLSAQEATAGRGALLTSFYCLGLGVPFILAALAYRRMLGTVGWVRRHQRSVTAIGGAMLVAVGVLLMTGLWPELVDAMRTLLPVVTAPV